The Candidatus Scalindua japonica genome includes the window AAATCATAGCTATGGCAAGTTCTTCCTGCAAATAAGAATACCGTTATATATAGAGTAAGTCTTTTCACCATTTGTCAGATCATGATTTCTCTATTTTTTTGTTTTTTCCAGACGAGCGGCAAGGGCTCCGGCAAGTAGACCAAAGAGATGGCCTTCCCAGGAAACTTGTGAAAATGATGGCAACAGGCCCCATATAATACCTCCATAAAGAAAGACGGTAACAACCGCAATAATAACCGATTTCAAACTGCGATTATACCAGGCATACATTACCAGATAACTAAAATATCCAAAGATCAAAGCACTGGCACCTACATGACAAGAGGGGCGAGCAAATAGCCATAGAGCTAGGCCGCTGACAAAAATAATGATAATAGATATTTTTAAAAATGTTTGTTTGCCGTACAGCATAACAAATCCTCCGAGGATAGCCAATGGTATGGTATTCATCATCGTGTGGATTAAGCCTGCATGCAGAAAAGGACTTAAGGGGATTCCTATAAGCCCTTTTAATGTTCGTGGAAGGATGCCCCAATCGGAAAGATGGCGGCCTGTTGAAAAATTAATTAATTCAATGATCCAGATTAATACTACAAATCCGATAATCCAGTATAAATTCTTTTTTACCGAGGCGTTCATTTTGCTGTATTAATGATAAGTGACCTTTGAAGTTGCTGAAATTTTTGAGGAAATAGTTGCGGGAGGGTGAGCGATATTGCCTGTGACAGCATTTCCTGATCAATCGTAATAAATGGGTAACAACCTCATAGCCAAAGCCGAAGGCAGCCTGACTTTCGTATTAGTGTGACTTCTGAGGCATACTTTCTTGTTCTTCCGAAATCAGGTTCTTAATTTCACCGGATTTGATTTTAGTAACAACCTGCTTTGTAACATTCGGCTTTAGAATATAACCTATACCAAGGGCGCCAATAACGACTAATGATATCCAGAATATCAATGATATACTTTGTCGCAGGATCTTATAAATCCCAAAGAGGGCAAGTAGGCCACAGGAAAAAATAATTGCCCATGATTTCAAATCCAAATCCGATATGTTTATGGTTTCATTCATGATATTAAAAGTGTTGTATCTTTTTTTTTAAAATATAATAAGCTTTGTTAGTGTAAGTTTCACAATAAGGCAAGTCAAGAACAAATTCTGTACAGAAAAGTTAGCATATCAAGGTTGAAGATTTCAATGCTATCCGGAAGCGTCCGGATAGTACCCTTCAATTTCACTAACAAGTCCCGGTTCAGACATACTCCTTAGCCCAATCAGTTCAGGTTTATCAACCCCTTTGTGCTGAATCAAGACCTTAAACGTATCACCCATCCCGCCCGGCAGGAAGAGATTTTTCATTGTCAGGAGTTTGTTGAAATCTCCCTGGCTCTCATTCATCTTATTGAGGATACCAAGTGCAATTAAAAAGTTTGACTGTCTGGTAAAACCGGTTGTACTTAGTTCTAATCTATTCCCCTCATGCATCAGACTGCTGAAATTTACATGAGATGTTATGTCCTGATTGCCAACTCTTTCGTACGGGTTCTCATTTGTTGTGTGCTTGTAATAACACATTAACGCTCCCGTGTGCCTCTCTTCAGAATAGAGCTCTTCGGCCAGATGACCATAATCTATTGTGATAATAAAGCCACGGTTCAGGTAATGTGATAAATTTTTTACCCAGACGATAGCTTTTAAGTTCACCTCTGCCCGTTGTCCCTCTTTCAGATCTATTTTTAATGCACTAAAATAATCCAGTAGTTCCTGACATGACAGTTCTTCTACTGTCTCACAAAATAGATCGTCTTTAATTGTTACATAAATTTCCTTTAAGCAGTTATTTTCTACTACCACCTGATGAACAGGAAGCGAATCAACAAACTCGTTTGATAAAAAACACCCTTCAATCGGATCAAATGAAAAACCGTCTTCAGAAAAAAACTCCCACGATACTTTCTCTTCCAAGCCTTTTAAGGTGTTAGATTGCCTTCCAATCAGATCCTTGCTTATCTCAACTATCCTGTAAGTAATCATCTGAAAGAATTCGGGATATTCATTCCTTATACAATTAAGTAAATCATAACAGAGCCAGCCTTTACCGGCGCCTATCTCAACAATCGTAAACCGTCCACTCCCCATGAGCCGCCACATCTGTTCCATCTGTTTCGCAATAAGCTCGCCAAATACGGGATGAACATCTGAACTGGTATAATAGTCACCTTTTTTACCGATCTTCTCCTTATTGGCAGTGTAGTATCCGTATTCAGGATGATAAAGTACTGATTCCATAAAATCAGCAAATGTTATCTTTCCTCTCCTGTTTATCAAATCTATAATCTCTTTCCTTAAATCCTGATTATCCATGAAGAGATGATATCAGAAACCGTATATATTTTCTAAGATTTAATGTGGATGAGTAGGGAATCAAAAAATAACCAGACACGAATTACACGAAAAGAGATGAAAGAAGTAATACCTCTTAAGAAAGCAGGAATTAGAGGAAAAGTTTAGAATCCCGGGTTTTGTTTTGAATATTTCTTCCTGAATTTCCTGCATTCCTTAGCGGATAAATTTTCTGTATGTTTTGTGCGTTTCTTGATGATAGAAATATGTTAATATGATATTCAAAATCAGTTTTCCCGCCTGAATGAAGAAGTCGGGCAGGTATCTGAGTGAATCTGTGTCCTGGTTTAATCTGATCATTATGAAACTTACCATTCTCGGTTCAGGAACCGCTATTGTTACGGCAAGGAGAGGCCCTTCAGGCTATCTCATCAAGATAGAGGACAAGACACTGCTGCTTGACGGCGGCTCCGGCACCCTGAGAAAGATTGCTGAAGCATCGTCAAGCTTCAAAGAGATTGATTATGCAATTTATACACACCTCCATCCGGACCATGTTACAGACCTTATCTCACTCCTGTTTGCACTGATGATACCTAGTAACTATAAAAGTAAAGATCTTACCGTAGTCGGTCCTGCCGGAATGAAAGAGTTTTACCGGAACCTGTCGAAAACATTCAATAATGTTATTGAACCAAGGGGATATGAACTCACGATTAATGAATTATCCGGAGGCTATCTGGACTTCGAAAACTTCAGAATTACTTCAAGCCTCATTAAGCACCACGAAGGAAGTCTCGCGTATCGCATTGAATCAAAAGAGGGAAAGAGCATAGTATACTCCGGAGATACTGATTATTGTGAAAATATTGTTGATCTGGCACGTGACGTAGACGTGTTGTTGCTGGAGTGTTCATACCCGGGACACATAAAGGTGGAAGGTCACCTTAACTCCACGCTTGCGGGCAAGGTAGCAAGGGAGTCAAACTGTAAGAAGCTTGTCCTGACACACTTCTATCCAATATGTGATGAATACGATATACTGGGAGAATGCAGAGAGGAATTCAGCGGGGAGGTAGTATTGGCCGAGGACTTAATGACTATTGAAGTTTAACCATAAGTTACAAATACCTCCATTCCAGGAAGTGGTTCTTCCCTACCAAATTTTTTATCGTCACACCCAGCAACAAGGTTACATATTGCATGTTATGCGCGGAGAGAGGCAACTACGTAAATATGTGCTTAATGAACGATTGGAAGAAAATAGCTGACAAATCAGATGGAAAAACAACAGGTCCGGACCATGTTAATGCAATAAGAATAGTTATACCTTCAAGTAACATTTCCCATTCTCGGTTTATCTCTTCCTGTATTTCTTTACGGTTATATAAATAGGCACCTGATCAATTCAGGTAATAAACAAAAAAGGCGTTCCTGCATATTGTTTAACACAGGTACGCCTTTAGTAATGATACCTTTTAGTATTATATTATATAAAGTATTTTAATAATACCCTTCTCCACGTTGCTTTCTTTTTGGAGGTTCTGCCTTGTGAGTCTCCCTTTTTCTTTTCACTTTTGAATATTTGTCAGGGTTTTTATTGTATGCGTTTAAACAACCCTGGCAGCATAAATGCATAGTTTCTCCAGCGTGCCTTGTCTCTACCTGCTGTCCCTTACTGTCTGCCGGTTGTCCACAAACAGCGCATGGATTATCGGTGGCAGATGTTTGTTTAATACAACCCTTTTCAGCGCACTCTTCATTACATTTATGGGCCTCTTGCTGGTTACACTCTTTCGTTTCTTTCTTAACTCCGCAACAACTCTCAGCAAATATCGTAGTATTAGCA containing:
- a CDS encoding rhomboid family intramembrane serine protease, whose product is MNASVKKNLYWIIGFVVLIWIIELINFSTGRHLSDWGILPRTLKGLIGIPLSPFLHAGLIHTMMNTIPLAILGGFVMLYGKQTFLKISIIIIFVSGLALWLFARPSCHVGASALIFGYFSYLVMYAWYNRSLKSVIIAVVTVFLYGGIIWGLLPSFSQVSWEGHLFGLLAGALAARLEKTKK
- a CDS encoding MBL fold metallo-hydrolase, producing the protein MKKSGRYLSESVSWFNLIIMKLTILGSGTAIVTARRGPSGYLIKIEDKTLLLDGGSGTLRKIAEASSSFKEIDYAIYTHLHPDHVTDLISLLFALMIPSNYKSKDLTVVGPAGMKEFYRNLSKTFNNVIEPRGYELTINELSGGYLDFENFRITSSLIKHHEGSLAYRIESKEGKSIVYSGDTDYCENIVDLARDVDVLLLECSYPGHIKVEGHLNSTLAGKVARESNCKKLVLTHFYPICDEYDILGECREEFSGEVVLAEDLMTIEV
- a CDS encoding class I SAM-dependent methyltransferase, which encodes MDNQDLRKEIIDLINRRGKITFADFMESVLYHPEYGYYTANKEKIGKKGDYYTSSDVHPVFGELIAKQMEQMWRLMGSGRFTIVEIGAGKGWLCYDLLNCIRNEYPEFFQMITYRIVEISKDLIGRQSNTLKGLEEKVSWEFFSEDGFSFDPIEGCFLSNEFVDSLPVHQVVVENNCLKEIYVTIKDDLFCETVEELSCQELLDYFSALKIDLKEGQRAEVNLKAIVWVKNLSHYLNRGFIITIDYGHLAEELYSEERHTGALMCYYKHTTNENPYERVGNQDITSHVNFSSLMHEGNRLELSTTGFTRQSNFLIALGILNKMNESQGDFNKLLTMKNLFLPGGMGDTFKVLIQHKGVDKPELIGLRSMSEPGLVSEIEGYYPDASG